In Reichenbachiella agarivorans, one genomic interval encodes:
- a CDS encoding dihydroorotase, giving the protein MSLFIREAKILDPQSPHHNKIVNVLIQDGVIVSIDKQEHSADTVIEAKGQLLLPGLFDMKANFNDPGNEHKEDIRSGCQLATESGFTGIATLPNTAPVVQAKSHIEYIKSKSRDCLTDLYPMAAVTIDTKGEDLTEMLDLHEAGAVAFTDGNEPLWHTDILLKSLIYVQKIDGLIINLPEDKLLTRFGTMNEGIVSTGLGLKGMPALAEHLMIKRDLDILEYSGGRLHFSNISSAESVKLIKKGKKKGLNITCDVSIHHLMHTDESVIGYDSNFKINPPLREEKDRKALIKGLKEGIIDVIVSAHTPQDEESKKLEFDRAENGILSLQTMIPSLLSLKEELEYNEWIDKVTVNPRAILKIETASINEKQKANLTLINPKKKWKYDSSSNRSKSVNSPYYGKELIGQVSATINGTKQYLA; this is encoded by the coding sequence ATGAGTCTATTTATAAGGGAAGCTAAAATCCTCGACCCGCAATCACCGCACCACAACAAGATAGTCAATGTATTGATCCAAGATGGAGTCATTGTCTCTATTGACAAACAAGAACATTCGGCAGACACCGTCATAGAAGCCAAAGGTCAGCTGTTGCTCCCCGGTCTGTTTGATATGAAAGCCAATTTCAATGATCCGGGCAACGAGCACAAAGAAGACATCCGCAGCGGGTGTCAACTGGCCACAGAATCGGGCTTTACAGGCATCGCTACACTACCCAATACCGCGCCAGTCGTACAAGCCAAGAGTCACATTGAGTACATCAAATCCAAGAGCAGAGATTGCCTGACGGATTTGTACCCCATGGCAGCCGTCACCATAGATACCAAAGGTGAAGATCTCACAGAAATGCTCGATTTGCACGAGGCTGGAGCGGTGGCATTTACAGATGGGAATGAGCCACTATGGCACACGGATATTTTGCTCAAGTCTCTGATTTATGTGCAGAAGATCGACGGATTGATCATCAATCTGCCCGAAGATAAACTACTCACTCGTTTTGGCACCATGAATGAAGGGATCGTCAGCACAGGGTTGGGACTGAAAGGCATGCCAGCGCTGGCAGAACACCTGATGATCAAAAGAGACCTTGACATCTTGGAATACAGCGGTGGACGCTTGCACTTCTCCAATATTTCCTCTGCCGAAAGTGTCAAATTGATCAAAAAGGGAAAGAAGAAAGGATTGAATATCACTTGCGACGTTAGCATCCATCACCTCATGCACACAGATGAATCAGTCATAGGATATGATTCCAATTTCAAAATCAATCCTCCACTCAGAGAAGAAAAAGACAGAAAGGCACTGATCAAAGGTCTCAAAGAAGGTATCATCGATGTGATTGTCAGTGCACATACTCCACAGGATGAGGAAAGCAAAAAACTAGAATTTGACAGAGCAGAAAACGGTATTCTTTCGCTACAAACTATGATTCCTTCTCTCCTTTCGCTCAAAGAAGAATTGGAATACAATGAATGGATCGACAAAGTGACCGTCAATCCCCGTGCGATTCTAAAAATAGAAACGGCCAGCATCAATGAAAAACAAAAAGCCAACCTCACACTGATCAATCCTAAGAAAAAGTGGAAATACGACAGCAGCAGCAACCGCTCCAAGTCAGTCAACAGCCCCTACTACGGCAAGGAATTAATAGGTCAGGTCAGCGCGACAATCAACGGCACTAAACAATACCTCGCATGA
- a CDS encoding ABC transporter ATP-binding protein: MENTGTLIQTNDLKKIYYTDEIETTALAGVNLEVKNGEFVAIMGPSGCGKSTLLNILGLLDNPSHGEFYFSDQEISQFSERKRADLRKENIGFVFQSFNLIDELTVFENIELPLIYLKYSASERKKRVEEVMEQMKIMHRRNHFPQQLSGGQQQRVAISRAVVAKPNMILADEPTGNLDSANGQEVMSLLSELNAKGTTVIMVTHSPVDAEYAHRVIHLFDGQIVSENINTRDSTLV; encoded by the coding sequence ATGGAAAATACAGGGACACTTATCCAAACCAATGATCTAAAGAAAATCTATTACACAGATGAAATCGAAACGACTGCTTTGGCAGGGGTGAATTTGGAGGTAAAGAACGGAGAGTTTGTAGCAATCATGGGACCATCAGGCTGCGGCAAGTCTACTTTGCTCAACATCTTGGGCTTGTTGGACAATCCATCACATGGGGAGTTTTACTTTTCAGATCAAGAGATTTCACAATTCAGTGAAAGAAAAAGAGCGGATTTGAGAAAGGAGAATATTGGTTTTGTATTCCAGAGCTTTAACCTAATCGATGAGTTGACTGTGTTTGAAAACATAGAATTGCCCTTGATTTACTTGAAGTATTCAGCATCAGAACGAAAGAAAAGAGTAGAAGAAGTCATGGAGCAGATGAAAATCATGCATAGAAGGAATCACTTCCCTCAGCAGCTCTCTGGTGGACAGCAGCAGAGAGTGGCGATATCCAGAGCTGTGGTAGCCAAGCCTAACATGATCCTTGCCGATGAGCCTACAGGTAACCTAGACTCAGCCAATGGACAGGAAGTCATGTCTCTGTTAAGTGAGTTGAATGCAAAAGGCACAACGGTGATCATGGTGACTCACTCGCCTGTTGATGCAGAATATGCACATCGAGTCATTCACCTATTCGATGGGCAGATCGTCTCCGAAAACATCAATACCAGAGACAGTACTCTCGTCTAG
- a CDS encoding DUF4199 domain-containing protein, whose translation MRDLFRTSLRYGLIGSAMIVIMFLVFYFSGENPLQELQMFDLFIIPIFVFFGIKEFRDRFNGKLLEYWQGMSGGFIIFLVLGLVTSAFIYIFTQWIEPAMVSDYVTSRVEILEETRTKIVEQMGAESYIESYEKVRNTTQSDIILDSFLKKIIIGFLITTVVAVVLKRKAPKS comes from the coding sequence ATGAGAGATTTATTTAGGACATCCCTCAGATATGGATTGATCGGATCAGCGATGATCGTGATCATGTTTCTGGTGTTTTACTTCTCAGGAGAGAACCCCTTGCAGGAACTGCAGATGTTTGACCTTTTCATCATACCTATTTTTGTGTTTTTTGGGATCAAAGAATTCAGAGACCGATTCAACGGCAAGCTCCTCGAATACTGGCAAGGCATGAGCGGTGGCTTTATCATTTTCTTAGTCTTGGGGTTAGTCACTTCCGCATTCATTTACATCTTTACACAATGGATAGAACCTGCCATGGTCAGTGACTATGTCACGAGCAGAGTAGAAATACTGGAAGAAACCCGAACCAAAATCGTAGAACAAATGGGCGCTGAGTCCTACATCGAATCCTACGAAAAAGTCAGAAACACTACCCAATCTGACATCATACTCGATAGTTTTCTCAAAAAAATCATCATTGGATTTTTGATAACAACTGTAGTGGCTGTAGTATTGAAAAGAAAAGCGCCTAAGAGCTGA
- a CDS encoding BatA domain-containing protein — translation MNFANATFLWGLLALSIPIIVHLFNFRKAKLVKFSNVRFLNTVKKKSSSKLQLKHLLILLCRLAFIFFLVLAFAQPFIPGQEEGLNENSVILYLDNSGSMGNLTDENTSALTVAQSIAQQVIDLYPSSTSFKILDNNFSPSANHFKSAEQTRDLLSEMKPSSVSRSGTEIFNKIKTLSDPNDHSEIFVLSDMQRSTFGQIDQVTDTLNQYYLIPLTVAQENNIYVDTAYINQPFILAHKQNILSTKIKNNGDKAIEDLIVKLHVNNQQSASMAVSIDSRSSKTISFELGKNLNKYNQARIEFQDFPVTFDNEFYLAFNLAPKIQVIEIKDQVASTYIEKVFEDNDLFEFNTFHTGDVSYQKLENSDVLVLYSVKEINSSLQAQIKTLLEAGKTVVLFPHAENALADLQSSLNLRYDMIPYVEKIEMEKPELNNPFFEGMFESIDNKTKLPSASPLFQLKSFHQTLLKTKTGNSFLSKVSQQGNLYIYGTALTDELTDFQRHAFFVPVMQRIGELSASSSNRLYYTADNDNMVVSLDSIHNNTLYKIKHTVLGEELIPSQRMMQNQLVMDFPKYLLTPGNYQLYSDQEDLDYIGFNHSKAESDLTIIKHDELSQLLSGIQSLETFDHVDSKNFTKILKEKYHSMELWKYALLLSLAFLIAESLLLRFL, via the coding sequence ATGAACTTTGCTAACGCTACATTTCTCTGGGGACTACTTGCCCTAAGTATCCCTATCATTGTTCATCTTTTCAATTTTCGCAAAGCGAAACTGGTGAAGTTTTCGAATGTAAGGTTCCTAAACACCGTCAAAAAGAAGTCGTCCTCCAAACTCCAGCTCAAGCATCTTCTGATTCTACTTTGTCGACTGGCATTCATTTTCTTTTTGGTACTGGCATTTGCCCAACCATTTATCCCTGGACAAGAAGAGGGGCTCAATGAAAACTCTGTTATTCTCTACCTAGACAACTCTGGGAGCATGGGTAATCTCACCGACGAAAACACATCTGCGCTGACCGTAGCACAGTCTATCGCGCAACAAGTAATAGACCTCTATCCAAGTTCCACCAGTTTCAAGATTCTAGACAACAATTTTTCTCCCAGCGCCAACCATTTCAAAAGCGCAGAACAAACACGAGACTTGCTGTCCGAAATGAAACCATCTAGTGTCAGTCGATCTGGCACAGAGATCTTCAACAAAATCAAAACACTCAGCGATCCCAATGATCACAGTGAGATATTTGTATTGAGCGACATGCAACGATCCACATTTGGCCAGATAGATCAGGTGACCGACACACTGAACCAATACTATCTCATACCCCTGACTGTAGCCCAAGAAAACAACATCTATGTAGACACTGCCTACATCAACCAACCCTTCATTTTGGCTCACAAGCAAAACATACTTAGCACCAAAATCAAAAACAATGGAGACAAGGCCATCGAAGACCTCATCGTCAAACTCCATGTCAACAACCAACAATCGGCTAGTATGGCTGTCTCCATTGATTCCAGATCTTCCAAAACAATCAGTTTCGAGCTGGGCAAGAACCTCAACAAGTACAATCAAGCTCGTATCGAATTTCAAGACTTTCCGGTCACTTTTGACAATGAATTCTACCTGGCTTTTAATCTGGCGCCCAAGATTCAAGTCATAGAAATCAAAGATCAAGTCGCCAGCACTTACATAGAAAAGGTATTTGAAGACAATGATCTATTTGAGTTCAACACCTTCCATACTGGGGATGTCTCGTATCAAAAACTAGAGAACTCGGATGTACTTGTCCTCTACAGTGTCAAGGAAATTAACTCCAGTCTTCAGGCGCAAATCAAGACTTTACTAGAAGCAGGGAAAACAGTAGTGCTATTCCCTCATGCAGAAAATGCACTGGCTGATCTACAAAGCAGTCTCAACCTGCGCTATGATATGATTCCATATGTTGAGAAAATCGAAATGGAAAAGCCAGAGCTGAACAACCCTTTCTTTGAAGGTATGTTTGAGTCCATTGACAACAAAACAAAACTCCCTTCAGCTTCACCTTTGTTCCAACTCAAGAGCTTTCACCAAACCTTACTCAAGACAAAAACTGGTAACTCCTTTCTGTCCAAAGTTTCACAACAAGGTAATTTGTACATCTATGGCACTGCTTTGACGGACGAACTGACCGATTTTCAGAGGCACGCCTTCTTCGTCCCTGTCATGCAACGGATCGGAGAACTCAGCGCCAGCAGCAGCAACCGACTCTACTATACTGCAGACAATGACAACATGGTCGTCTCACTAGACTCGATCCATAACAACACCCTCTACAAAATCAAGCACACCGTATTGGGAGAAGAACTCATTCCCTCCCAGCGCATGATGCAAAACCAATTGGTCATGGACTTTCCAAAATACCTACTCACACCGGGCAATTACCAGTTGTATTCTGATCAAGAAGACTTGGACTACATCGGATTCAACCACTCCAAAGCAGAATCCGACCTGACCATAATCAAACACGATGAGCTCTCACAATTGCTTTCTGGCATCCAATCCTTAGAAACCTTTGACCATGTAGACAGCAAGAATTTCACTAAAATCTTGAAAGAAAAATACCACAGCATGGAGTTATGGAAATATGCTTTACTTTTGTCCTTGGCATTTCTAATAGCCGAATCTTTGCTACTAAGATTTTTGTAA
- a CDS encoding efflux RND transporter periplasmic adaptor subunit — MDRVIQKKKWTVKRVAAISAAVLIASFILYNFVFADQGVKLKVNEDKIKIAQVVNGQFREFIPVDGNVLPIKTIRLDAIEGGTVEKKYLDGGILVTEGDTILKLSNNNLVQNFIREETQAFILVNNLENTKLDLQRTQFELKKKLIDLDYDIADAKDNYERGVKLREENVISEQEFLKLKRDYNRLVDSRKIEIQSQDFDTKNAKIQIRQTEQTLSRTRNNLKMIKGNLENLYIKAPISGRLSSINAEVGESIQMGQNIGQIDDMNGFKVRATIDEHYIARIYEGLVGSFDFDGANHDLQIAKIYPEVNNGLFSVDLSFTAELPKGIRRGQTLQIKLQLSENIEALQIPRGSFYQTTGGNWVFVVTEDGGEAVRRKIKLGRQNPRFYEVLEGLEAGDQVVVSSYEGYEDKDRLVFK; from the coding sequence ATGGATCGAGTAATACAAAAGAAGAAGTGGACAGTAAAAAGGGTAGCAGCAATCTCCGCTGCTGTCCTAATCGCAAGTTTCATCTTATACAATTTCGTCTTTGCGGATCAAGGGGTGAAATTGAAAGTGAATGAAGATAAGATCAAAATAGCCCAAGTCGTCAACGGACAATTCCGTGAATTTATTCCTGTGGATGGCAATGTATTACCGATCAAAACGATCCGTTTGGATGCTATCGAGGGAGGTACAGTAGAGAAGAAATATCTGGATGGTGGGATATTGGTCACCGAAGGCGATACCATATTGAAATTGTCCAACAACAATCTCGTCCAAAATTTCATCCGAGAGGAAACACAAGCTTTCATTTTGGTCAATAATCTGGAAAACACAAAGCTGGATTTGCAAAGGACGCAGTTCGAGCTAAAGAAAAAGCTCATTGATTTGGACTATGACATAGCAGATGCGAAAGATAACTATGAGAGAGGAGTGAAACTCAGAGAAGAGAACGTGATCTCAGAGCAGGAATTTCTAAAACTCAAGAGAGATTACAATAGACTAGTTGATTCACGCAAAATTGAGATTCAGTCTCAGGACTTTGATACCAAAAATGCCAAAATTCAAATTCGCCAGACCGAACAGACCCTGTCAAGAACTAGAAACAACTTGAAAATGATCAAAGGTAATCTGGAAAACCTGTATATCAAGGCACCGATATCTGGTCGGTTGTCATCCATCAATGCAGAGGTAGGTGAATCTATCCAGATGGGTCAAAACATAGGCCAGATCGATGATATGAACGGATTCAAGGTTCGCGCTACCATAGATGAACACTACATCGCCAGAATATATGAAGGTTTAGTGGGTTCATTTGATTTTGATGGAGCGAATCATGACCTACAGATAGCTAAGATTTATCCAGAGGTAAACAATGGTCTGTTTTCAGTGGATTTGAGTTTTACCGCAGAGTTGCCCAAAGGCATTCGCAGAGGACAAACACTTCAAATCAAATTGCAACTCAGTGAAAACATCGAAGCACTACAAATCCCACGCGGCAGTTTCTATCAAACCACCGGAGGCAACTGGGTTTTTGTCGTGACAGAGGACGGAGGAGAGGCCGTAAGGCGAAAAATAAAATTGGGTAGGCAAAACCCACGATTCTACGAAGTATTGGAGGGCTTAGAAGCAGGTGATCAGGTCGTAGTATCATCATACGAAGGCTATGAAGACAAAGACCGCTTAGTATTTAAATAA